A genomic region of Hippoglossus hippoglossus isolate fHipHip1 chromosome 8, fHipHip1.pri, whole genome shotgun sequence contains the following coding sequences:
- the moto gene encoding uncharacterized protein moto: MEPRIRSGSMDFGAFDGHQSLFANSLFPSHQRQASVNVGCGNSGKTTSPSLSVPGVLMQDKDTASNVPWSHNAHDDPYQLFNSVQRSTRTRKPTDDMNYDGETVLQGLVSNILDEANSRHSYTERTPATYFQSFMGGDHDSFCRRDFPNMCEPTYGMLHEDSLFEQWKITSPTVSSQSTPAMLTPKQPVGEFSIVQRERNGGVRKQIFKRDASQNYLQEHIKQQEPLSPAVNLPNQYQNKVTPYRGNIGSVHQYSKHHIPQSQMRDKFKPQIQREKKMAHMPGILGEGFSTRPLSNTYTRDGDKKQVFPQKPWFDHQGGSQSQRFNRENGMFRAGNSEQYIPPMSPESDLRGHPSIPLNISLRSNGSAGPGEDVREMMTRSAENTYYGRSSAATTPMAMNQEGSAIQLLVFHDECNEQWKCLSMERKMIETILTKMFVGKWTAALINAIIPQTPPNPTRVDHLIVRQMMEHAEVASLLYRMEYLCNIPIHINIRTALNKYHEAVCGTQARRKQLATMSKPQQQRGHITDSQDLLLVITLKHLAATTRKLRMALWCAVQMTLPLPPPVRRQDDHVNMKATCRNGHTSAFKGNSFRL, from the exons ATGGAGCCAAGGATCAGATCAGGTTCAATGGATTTCGGCGCATTTGACGGGCATCAGAGCTTATTTGCCAATTCACTCTTCCCCTCTCACCAGCGCCAG gcCAGTGTAAATGTAGGATGTGGAAACAGCGGGAAAACAACATCACCCTCCCTGTCTGTCCCTGGTGTCCTAATGCAGGACAAGGACACAGCATCGAATGTGCCCTGGTCTCACAATGCTCATGATGATCCTTATCAACTTTTCAATAGTGTCCAGAGAAGTACTCGAACAAG GAAACCCACTGATGATATGAATTACGATGGAGAGACAGTTTTACAAGGTCTGGTGTCAAATATTTTGGATGAAGCCAATTCACGGCACAGCTACACTGAAAG GACCCCAGCTACATATTTTCAGTCGTTCATGGGTGGTGATCATGACAGCTTTTGTCGTAGAGACTTTCCAAACATGTGCGAGCCGACATATGGCATGCTCCATGAAGACAGCTTGTTTGAACAATGGAAAATCACCAGTCCTACAGTGTCATCACAAAGTACTCCGGCAATGCTGACCCCAAAACAGCCGGTGGGAGAATTCAGCAtagtgcagagggagagaaatggaggagttaggaaacaaatatttaaacgTGACGCCTCTCAGAATTACCTGCAAGAGCACATCAAGCAACAAGAGCCACTCTCTCCAGCTGTAAACCTCCCAAACCAATACCAAAACAAGGTGACCCCCTATAGAGGCAACATTGGAAGCGTGCACCAGTATTCAAAGCATCACATCCCGCAGAGCCAGATGCGGGACAAATTCAAACCACAGattcaaagagaaaagaagatggCACATATGCCTGGCATTCTGGGAGAAGGCTTCTCTACAAGACCCCTAAGCAACACATATACAAGAGATGGAGATAAGAAACAGGTTTTCCCTCAGAAACCATGGTTTGACCATCAGGGAGGCAGTCAGTCTCAAAGATTTAATAGAGAGAACGGCATGTTCAGAGCAGGGAATTCAGAGCAGTACATACCTCCAATGTCTCCTGAAAGTGACCTCAGAGGGCACCCCAGCATTCCCTTAAACATCAGCCTCAGATCCAACGGAAGTGCTGGTCCAGGCGAGGATGTCAGGGAAATGATGACCCGCAGTGCAGAGAACACTTATTATGGCCGATCCTCTGCTGCGACAACTCCAATGGCGATGAATCAAGAAGGATCTGCGATCCAGCTTCTTGTCTTCCACGATGAGTGTAACGAGCAGTGGAAGTGTTTAAGCATGGAGAGAAAGAtg ATAGAGACCATCCTTACCAAGATGTTTGTGGGGAAATGGACTGCAGCACTGATCAACGCCATCATTCCCCAAACTCCACCAAACCCCACCAGAGTTGACCACCTCATTGTTAGACAGATGATGGAGCATGCAGAG GTGGCAAGCCTTCTGTATAGGATGGAGTATCTGTGCAACATTCCCATCCACATCAACATCCGCACAGCACTGAACAAGTATCATGAGGCTGTTTGCGGCACCCAGGCAAGACGCAAGCAGCTCGCTACCATGTCCAAacctcagcagcagagaggtcaCATCACAGACAGCCAAG ACCTCCTGTTGGTCATCACACTCAAGCACCTAGCTGCCACCACGAGGAAGCTCCGCATGGCCCTGTGGTGTGCCGTCCAGATGacgctgccgctgccgccacCTGTCAGAAGGCAGGACGACCATGTCAACATGAAGGCTACGTGCAGAAATGGGCACACCTCTGCATTTAAGGGAAACTCCTTCAGGTTGTGA
- the LOC117766066 gene encoding frizzled-7-like encodes MTFCWCVAILLPLLISAQYHDDSPRRGPCEPITIPMCTDIAYNHTIMPNLLGHYNQEDAGLEVRQFYPLLKKKCSPELKFFLCSMYAPVCTVLEKAIPPCRSICERAKLRCEKRMKRLGFQWPDRLRCENFPVLGDGQICVGQNDSPATDSPATTVPPVADVPGTQD; translated from the coding sequence ATGACTTTTTGCTGGTGTGTCGCGatcctgctgcctctgctgaTATCGGCGCAGTATCACGATGACAGCCCGAGGCGTGGACCCTGTGAGCCGATCACAATTCCCATGTGCACGGACATAGCCTACAACCATACCATCATGCCCAACTTACTGGGCCACTACAACCAGGAGGACGCAGGACTGGAGGTGCGCCAGTTTTACcctcttttaaagaaaaagtgcTCGCCGGAGTTGAAGTTCTTCCTGTGCTCCATGTACGCGCCCGTGTGCACCGTTCTGGAGAAAGCCATCCCTCCCTGCAGGTCCATCTGCGAGAGAGCCAAGCTGCGCTGCGAGAAGCGCATGAAAAGACTGGGCTTCCAGTGGCCGGACCGGCTGCGCTGCGAGAACTTCCCTGTGCTGGGAGACGGACAGATCTGTGTGGGCCAAAACGACTCCCCTGCCACCGACTCCCCTGCCACCACCGTCCCACCTGTCGCGGACGTGCCGGGGACCCAGGACTAA
- the LOC117766405 gene encoding frizzled-2-like, producing the protein MTFCWCVALLLPLLISAQYHGDNGIVVPDHGFCQPITIPLCTDIAYNQTIMPNLVGHYNQEDAGLEVHQFYPLVKVQCSPELKFFLCSMYAPVCTVLEKAIPPCRSICERAKQGCEALMNKFGFQWPDRLRCENFPVLGDGQICVGQNDSTAATVPPVVAVPGTQDISVVSTQERSFRCPSILRVPPYLNYKFLDVNDCAAPCEPSRSSGHMFFTDQEIHFSRIWILIWSVICCASTLFTVTTYLVDMQRFRYPERPIIFLSGCYTMVSIAYIAGYFLGDKVVCNERFSPESYKTIVQGTKKEGCTILFMMLYFFSMASSIWWVILSLTWFLAAGMKWGHEAIEANSQYFHLAAWAVPAVKTISILAIGQIEGDMLSGVCFVSLSNLDPMRGFVLAPLFIYLFIGTSFLLAGFVSLFRIRTIMKHDGTKTEKLERLMVRIGVFSVLYTVPATIVIACFFYEQAFRPHWERSWVSHNCRGLAIQCPVQTGPRMTPDFTVYMIKYLMTLIVGITSGFWIWSGKTLQSWHKFYTRLTNGNHGETTV; encoded by the coding sequence ATGACTTTTTGCTGGTGTGTCGCgctcctgctgcctctgctgaTATCGGCGCAGTATCACGGGGACAACGGAATAGTCGTCCCGGATCATGGATTCTGTCAGCCGATCACAATTCCCCTGTGCACGGACATAGCCTACAACCAAACCATCATGCCCAACTTAGTGGGCCACTACAACCAGGAGGACGCAGGACTGGAGGTGCACCAGTTTTACCCTCTTGTAAAGGTACAGTGCTCGCCGGAGTTGAAGTTCTTCCTGTGCTCCATGTACGCGCCCGTGTGCACCGTTCTGGAGAAAGCCATCCCTCCCTGCAGGTCCATCTGCGAGAGAGCCAAGCAGGGCTGCGAGGCGCTCATGAATAAGTTCGGCTTCCAGTGGCCGGACCGGCTGCGCTGCGAGAACTTCCCTGTGCTGGGAGACGGACAGATCTGTGTGGGCCAAAACGACTCCACCGCCGCCACCGTCCCACCCGTCGTGGCCGTGCCGGGGACCCAGGACATCTCGGTGGTCTCCACACAGGAGAGGTCCTTCAGGTGCCCTTCTATCCTCAGAGTGCCCCCCTATCTGAACTACAAGTTTTTAGACGTGAATGACTGCGCAGCGCCCTGTGAGCCATCAAGGAGCAGTGGTCACATGTTTTTCACCGACCAAGAGATTCATTTCTCCCGCATATGGATCCTGATCTGGTCTGTAATTTGTTGTGCATCTACTTTATTCACCGTCACCACCTATTTAGTTGACATGCAGCGCTTCAGATACCCTGAGCGGCCTATCATCTTCCTGTCTGGCTGCTACACCATGGTCTCCATAGCCTACATAGCTGGCTACTTCCTGGGGGACAAGGTGGTGTGCAATGAGAGATTCAGCCCTGAGAGCTATAAGACCATCGTCCAAGGCACCAAAAAGGAAGGCTGCACCATCCTCTTCATGATGCTCTATTTCTTCAGCATGGCCAGTTCCATCTGGTGGGTCATCCTATCCCTCACCTGGTTCCTGGCAGCAGGTATGAAGTGGGGCCACGAGGCTATTGAGGCGAACTCCCAGTATTTTCACCTGGCAGCCTGGGCGGTGCCGGCCGTCAAGACCATCAGCATCCTGGCCATCGGGCAGATCGAAGGCGATATGCTCAGTGGCGTCTGCTTCGTCAGTCTCAGCAACCTGGACCCCATGCGGGGCTTCGTGTTGGCCCCTCTCTTCATTTACCTCTTCATCGGGACCTCGTTCCTGCTGGCCGgctttgtgtctctgttcagGATCCGCACCATCATGAAACACGATGGCACCAAGACGGAGAAGCTGGAGCGGCTGATGGTGCGTATCGGGGTGTTCAGCGTGCTCTACACCGTCCCCGCCACCATCGTTATCGCCTGCTTCTTCTACGAGCAGGCCTTCCGCCCACACTGGGAGCGCAGCTGGGTCAGCCACAACTGCAGGGGCCTGGCCATCCAGTGCCCAGTGCAGACCGGGCCCCGCATGACCCCGGACTTCACTGTCTACATGATCAAGTACCTGATGACGCTGATTGTAGGGATCACCTCCGGGTTCTGGATCTGGTCTGGAAAGACTCTGCAGTCCTGGCACAAGTTCTACACGAGGCTGACAAATGGCAACCACGGAGAGACCACTGTGTAG